In Streptomyces sp. P3, one DNA window encodes the following:
- a CDS encoding ankyrin repeat domain-containing protein: MTEAPDPEVVELATKIFDLARQGQTEELVAYVDAGVPANLTNDRGDSLVMLAAYHGHADAVRALLARGAEADRINDRGQTPLAGAAFKGETDVIRALLEAGADPSQGTPSAVDTARMFGRTELLDLFGAR; the protein is encoded by the coding sequence ATGACTGAAGCCCCCGACCCCGAAGTCGTGGAGCTGGCGACCAAGATCTTCGATCTGGCCCGCCAGGGCCAGACCGAGGAGCTTGTGGCGTACGTCGACGCGGGCGTCCCGGCCAACCTCACCAACGACCGGGGCGACTCCCTCGTGATGCTCGCCGCGTACCACGGGCACGCCGATGCGGTCCGGGCCCTGCTGGCCCGTGGCGCCGAGGCCGACCGGATCAACGACCGAGGCCAGACCCCGCTCGCGGGGGCGGCCTTCAAAGGTGAGACGGACGTGATCAGGGCACTGCTGGAGGCCGGCGCCGACCCTTCCCAGGGCACGCCGTCGGCCGTCGACACGGCCCGCATGTTCGGCAGGACAGAACTGCTGGACCTGTTCGGCGCGCGATGA
- a CDS encoding biotin-dependent carboxyltransferase family protein: MSDRAMSVVRAGALTTVQDRGRPGHAHLGVPRSGALDGPAAALVNRLVGNPPDAAVLETTLTGCALAPRSDVTVAVGGAPCRVTVGGRPAAWGAPVRVPAGAVLDVGPAIRGVRGYVAVSGGIVVEAVLGSRSTDLLSGLGPTPLTDGTVLPLGREGTPHARVDVAPQPAPPAELVLRVTLGPRDDWFTPDALRAFTAHTFHVSSASNRIGLRTEGPVLERARGGELASEGMVLGAVQVPPAGRPVVFLADHPTTGGYPVIGVVRTADLPAAAQAAPGTPVRFVAVRRR; encoded by the coding sequence ATGAGCGACCGTGCGATGTCCGTCGTCCGCGCCGGGGCGCTGACCACCGTCCAGGACCGGGGCAGACCCGGGCACGCGCATCTCGGCGTGCCGCGTTCCGGTGCGCTCGACGGGCCCGCGGCGGCCCTGGTCAACCGGCTGGTGGGCAATCCGCCCGACGCGGCCGTCCTGGAGACCACGCTGACCGGCTGTGCCCTCGCGCCCCGTTCCGACGTGACGGTCGCGGTCGGCGGGGCTCCGTGCCGGGTCACCGTGGGAGGCCGTCCGGCCGCCTGGGGCGCGCCGGTGCGGGTACCCGCCGGAGCGGTGCTGGACGTCGGGCCGGCGATCCGCGGAGTGCGCGGCTACGTCGCGGTGTCCGGCGGCATCGTCGTCGAGGCGGTTCTCGGCAGCCGGTCGACGGACCTCCTCTCGGGCCTCGGCCCCACGCCGCTGACGGACGGCACGGTGCTGCCCCTCGGGCGCGAAGGCACCCCGCACGCGCGCGTGGACGTCGCCCCGCAGCCGGCGCCCCCGGCCGAGCTCGTCCTGCGGGTGACGCTCGGCCCCCGCGACGACTGGTTCACCCCGGACGCACTGCGCGCCTTCACCGCCCACACCTTCCACGTGTCCTCGGCGAGCAACCGCATCGGCCTGCGCACCGAGGGGCCCGTCCTGGAGCGGGCCCGGGGCGGGGAACTGGCCAGCGAGGGCATGGTCCTGGGCGCCGTACAGGTCCCGCCGGCCGGCCGGCCGGTGGTCTTCCTCGCCGACCATCCGACGACCGGCGGCTACCCGGTGATCGGGGTCGTCCGCACTGCCGACCTGCCCGCCGCCGCGCAGGCCGCGCCGGGAACGCCCGTCCGCTTCGTGGCCGTACGGCGACGGTGA
- a CDS encoding allophanate hydrolase subunit 1, with product MRILHVGEDALLVEVASGAEAEALHAELVRRHAAGLLGAREIVPAARTVLLDGLSDPGRLASELAAADVPPAPPREQEVVEIPTRYDGPDLAEVAARWGVQEREVARIHAAVEFRVAFCGFAPGFGYLTGLPSRYDVPRRSTPRTAVPAGSVALAGPYTGVYPRASPGGWQLIGTTDAVLWDHASEPAALLSPGTRVRFVPEEGA from the coding sequence ATGCGCATCCTGCACGTCGGCGAAGACGCCCTGCTGGTCGAGGTGGCGTCGGGTGCGGAGGCAGAGGCCCTGCACGCCGAACTGGTGCGCCGGCACGCGGCGGGCCTGCTCGGCGCCCGCGAGATCGTCCCGGCGGCCCGTACCGTCCTCCTGGACGGCCTGTCCGACCCGGGCCGGCTGGCGTCCGAGCTCGCCGCCGCGGACGTCCCGCCGGCTCCCCCGCGCGAGCAGGAGGTCGTGGAGATCCCGACCCGCTACGACGGTCCGGACCTGGCCGAGGTGGCCGCCCGGTGGGGCGTCCAGGAGCGGGAGGTCGCCCGGATCCACGCGGCCGTGGAGTTCCGGGTGGCGTTCTGCGGCTTCGCGCCCGGCTTCGGGTATCTGACGGGCCTGCCCTCGCGCTACGACGTACCCCGCAGGTCGACCCCTCGGACCGCCGTGCCGGCCGGTTCGGTGGCGCTGGCGGGGCCCTACACGGGCGTGTACCCCCGGGCGTCGCCGGGCGGCTGGCAGCTCATCGGCACCACCGACGCGGTGCTGTGGGACCACGCGAGCGAGCCGGCCGCACTGCTGTCGCCGGGCACCCGGGTGCGTTTCGTACCGGAGGAAGGGGCATGA
- a CDS encoding LamB/YcsF family protein, with amino-acid sequence MTAIDLNADLGEGFGRWQLTDDERLLSVVTSANVACGFHAGDAVTMRRVCALAVERGVTIGAQVSYRDLAGFGRRAMDVPAAELAAEVAYQIGALEVFARAAGARVAYVKPHGALYNRVVHDEEQAGAVVEGVLLADAALPVLGLPGSRLLELARAAGLAAVPEAFADRAYTDQGTLVPRGRSSAVVTDPDDIVARSVSLARAGRVVSEAGIGIDVRARSLCLHGDTPGAVELALRVRRGLEESGVRVEAFA; translated from the coding sequence ATGACCGCGATCGACTTGAACGCCGACCTCGGCGAGGGCTTCGGCCGCTGGCAGCTGACCGACGACGAGCGGCTCCTGTCGGTCGTCACCAGTGCCAACGTGGCCTGCGGCTTCCACGCCGGGGACGCGGTCACCATGCGGCGGGTGTGTGCGCTGGCCGTCGAGCGGGGCGTCACGATCGGCGCCCAGGTCTCCTACCGGGACCTGGCAGGTTTCGGGCGGCGCGCGATGGACGTGCCGGCCGCGGAACTGGCCGCCGAGGTGGCGTACCAGATCGGCGCCCTCGAGGTGTTCGCCCGGGCGGCGGGCGCGCGCGTGGCGTACGTGAAGCCGCACGGCGCGCTGTACAACCGGGTCGTGCACGACGAGGAACAGGCCGGCGCGGTGGTCGAGGGAGTGCTCCTCGCCGACGCCGCGCTGCCCGTCCTCGGGCTGCCCGGCTCCCGGCTGCTGGAGCTGGCCCGCGCGGCGGGGCTGGCGGCCGTCCCGGAGGCCTTCGCCGACCGCGCGTACACCGATCAGGGCACGCTCGTGCCGCGCGGGCGGAGCAGCGCCGTGGTCACCGATCCGGACGACATCGTCGCGCGGTCGGTGAGCCTGGCCCGGGCCGGCCGGGTCGTCTCCGAGGCGGGCATCGGGATCGACGTCCGCGCGCGTTCCCTGTGCCTGCACGGGGACACTCCCGGTGCGGTGGAGCTGGCCCTGCGGGTGCGGCGCGGGCTCGAGGAGTCGGGCGTGCGGGTGGAGGCCTTCGCATGA
- a CDS encoding putative hydro-lyase: MNRPTLTREHRPPSPADRPVTLVEDRAHAWSPAAARARFRAGLPGPTAGVAAGHTQANLISVPADWAYDMLLFCQRNPKPCPVLDVTDAGSVTTVLAEGADLRTDLPRYRVWEDGELVDEPTDVRAYWRDDLVSFLIGCSFTFEWALSGAGVPIRHVEQGRNVPMYVTSRECRPAGRLRGPLVVSMRPVPPRHLATAIRESSLLPAVHGGPVHCGDPSGLGIVDLGRPDFGDPVDAEPDDIPVFWACGVTPQAVVTASRPPFALTHAPGQMFLTDARDEQYRVA, from the coding sequence GTGAACCGACCGACGCTCACACGGGAGCACCGTCCGCCGAGCCCCGCGGACCGTCCCGTCACTCTCGTTGAGGACCGCGCTCACGCGTGGAGCCCCGCCGCGGCCCGGGCCCGCTTCCGGGCGGGCCTGCCGGGCCCCACGGCCGGGGTCGCGGCCGGGCACACCCAGGCCAACCTGATCTCGGTGCCGGCGGACTGGGCGTACGACATGCTCCTGTTCTGCCAGCGCAATCCGAAGCCGTGTCCGGTCCTCGACGTCACGGACGCCGGCTCCGTCACGACCGTCCTCGCCGAGGGCGCGGACCTGCGCACCGACCTGCCCCGCTACCGGGTGTGGGAGGACGGGGAGCTCGTCGACGAGCCGACGGACGTGCGCGCGTACTGGCGCGACGACCTGGTGTCGTTCCTGATCGGCTGCAGCTTCACCTTCGAGTGGGCTCTGTCCGGGGCGGGCGTCCCGATCCGGCACGTCGAGCAGGGGCGGAACGTTCCCATGTACGTGACGAGTCGTGAGTGCCGCCCGGCGGGCCGGCTGCGCGGGCCCCTGGTGGTGTCCATGCGGCCGGTGCCGCCGCGCCACCTGGCGACGGCGATCCGGGAGAGCAGCCTGCTCCCGGCGGTGCACGGCGGCCCCGTGCACTGCGGCGATCCTTCGGGACTGGGCATCGTCGACCTCGGCCGTCCCGACTTCGGCGACCCGGTGGACGCCGAGCCGGACGACATCCCGGTGTTCTGGGCCTGCGGCGTGACCCCGCAGGCCGTCGTGACGGCCTCGCGCCCGCCGTTCGCCCTCACCCACGCCCCGGGACAGATGTTCCTCACCGACGCCCGCGACGAGCAGTACCGCGTGGCCTGA